CGAGGCGGACGAGGTCGCCGCCGACGGCCTTGTACCACTGGGCGATCAGGGACTCGGTCTCCAACGTGACGCCGTTGGCGACCAGGCGACCGCCCGGGCGGAGCGCGTTCCAGCAGACGTCGAACATGCCGGCCGCGGTCGCTCCCCCGCCGATGAAGATCGCGTCCGGCGATTCGAGACCGTCGAGCGCTGCCGGGGCTGCACCTTCTACGACCTCCACCGCCGCACCCAGCGCGGCCACGTTGCGTTCCAGCCGTTTCGCGCGGTCGGGGTCGCGTTCGACGGCGATCGCATGGCAGGACGGGTGATGCCGGGACCACTCGATCGCGATGCTCCCCGCGCCGCCGCCGATGTCCCAGAGCAGTTGCCCAGGCACGGGTGCGAGACGAGACAGGGTGACGGCGCGTACTTCGCGTTTGGTCAGCTGGCCGTCGTTCTCGTACGCGTCGTCGGGCAGGCCGGTTGCTGTTGAGAGGACGGGGGCGTCGAGTGGGCAGAGTACGGCGATGACGTTGAGCGGGTCGACGTCGTGGGACCAGTCGGTGGCGTTCGTCGTACGGACGCGTTCGGTTGGGCCGCCGAGTTGTTCGAGGACTGTGAACTCGCTGGAGCCGTAGCCGCGGGCGACCAGCAGGTCCGCGACCTCGGCCGGTGTCTGGGCGCCTCGGCTGAGGATCAGGACGCGGCGGCCAGGATGGAGGTGCGGGTGGAGTCGCTCGACCGGGTTGCTTACCAGGCTCACCACCTGCACCTGGTCCTGCGCCCAGCCGAGCCGCGCACACGCCAGGGAGACGCTCGACGGCTGCGGGATCACACGTACGGCGTCGGCGCCGAGCAAGCGGACCAGCGTCGTACCGATGCCGTGGAACGTCGGGTCACCACTCGCCAACACACAGATCCGCCGTCCCCGGTGCTCTTCCAGCAACTGCGGAAGCGCCTCCGACAACGGCGAGGGCCAGGCGACGCGCAACACATCAGCTTCAGGAATCAGAGCTAGTTGGCGCGGGCTGCCTAGGAGTAGCTCGGCTTGTTCGATGGCTGTGCGGGCTGCTGTTGAGAGGCCGGTCCAGCCGTCGGCGCCCAGGCCAACGACGGTGATGGGGTCAGGCATTGCCGAGGACCTTGGTCACGGTGATCTCGATGACTACGCGCTGCGGGTTGACCCGGGGCTCCTTGTAGCGCTTGGCGTACCGCCGCTCGGCCTCGTGTACCCGCGCAGGGTCGTCGCTGACCACAGCACGCCCCTCGATCGTGCTCCAGCGCCGGCCGTCCACCTGTGTCACCGCGACAGCCGCCTCTCCGAGCCGCCGGATCGCGCGGGCCTTGTACGACGTACCGGAGCAAATCACCCGCAGCAGGCCCGCCTCGACGTCCAAGGTCGCCCCGACCGGCGTCGCGTGCACCGTCCCGTCCGCTCGGACAGTACTCAGCACACACAGGTGCCGCTCGCTCCAGAACCCAACCAGCTGCTCACTGAACACCCAGCGATCGTAGACAGGCCCGCCCGGTGAGGTGCCGGGCGGGCCTGTGCAGCGCTGGACCCCTCAGACCAGCGCTGATCATGGGTGAGCCGAAACGTCAGCCGATGTCGCGGCGGCGGAAGGTGGCGAAGCCGGCGATTGTGAGCGCGGCGGCGATCGCGGTCAGCCACAGAACCGGTGCGACGGAGAAGTCACCGCCCGGCAGTCGCGGCGTGTGGCCGTACGGGCTGAGGTTGATCATCCACTGCGGCAGGTTGAAGATCTCGCCGAACTGACCGATCAGCAGGAACACGCCGTACAGCGCCCATCCCCCGGTCACCAGCTTGGGCGCGAACCCGAACAGGATGACGACCAGCGCGGTCACCAGCCAGATCGCGGGCAGCTGTACGGCGGCCGCGGCGAGCATCCGCGGTACCTGACGGCCCACGTTGCCGAGCGACGCACCACTCGAGATCCCGGAGCCCAGTCCGGCGACCAGGATCAGTACGCCGGTGCCGAGCAGCGCCATCAGCACGTGACTCGCCAGCCACTGCGCCCGCGAGACACCGGTCGCCAGCAACGGCTCGGCCCGCAGCGCGGTCTCCTCCGACCGCAGTCGCAACGCCGCCTGAATCCCGAACGCCGACGCCAGCAGGCCGACCATGCCCATCTCGGTCGCCAGGAACGCATCCGTGATGCCCTCCACGCCACCGAGCTTCTGCACCATCTCCTTCGCGCTGTCACTGGTGACGAACCCGTCGACGTTGCTGGCGATGTTGCCGACCAGCAGACCCAGCAGCAGGAACGAGAAACCCCAGGCGAGCAACGAGCCTCGGTGCAGCCGCCAGGCCAGTGCGAGCGGCGAGCGCAACGACTTGGCCGCCCGCGGCGGTCCGGGGCGCGGCCGCACCAGACCGGCCCCCAGGTCGCGCCGCCGGATCAGTGCGGTCGCTGCAGCGATCAGTACGGCGAGGAATGCGAGCGGCAGCAGCAGTGCGGCGAACCGGTCACCGGCGTACGCACGGACCTGCTGCGACCAGCCGATTGGTGACAGCCACGAGACCCACTGCGTGCTGCCGTCTGCGGACGAGTCGCCGATGGCGCGCAGTACGTACGCCACGCCCAGCACAACTGCTGTCAGTCCGTTGGCAGCACGCGCGCTCTCAGTGACCTGCGAGGTCACCGCAGCTACACCGGCGAATGACAGCCCGGCAGCCGCCCACAGCAACCCGAACGCGAACGACCCCTTCGTGTCCAAGCCACTGCCCATCAGCGACAGCGCAGTCAACAGCCCGAGCACGATCACAGTCGCCCCGGACACGATCAGTGCGGAGGCCAGAGCGGCGTACCGACCGAGTACGCCGGCACTCAGCAGCTCGAGCCGCCCGGACTCCTCTTCGCTGCGGGTGTGCCGTACGACGAGCATGCCGCCGAGCAACCCGACCAGTAGCGCGCCGAACGCCGTTAGCTTGAACAGCGAGACCTCCCCGAGCGAGGACTCGTCGAAAATCCGCCCGTACAGCGAAACCAGCGCAGGTGACGCGTTCGACGTTTGTGCCGCGTCGGCCAGCGCCTTGGGGTCCGTGTAGAGGTCCATCGTCGCCTTGGCCGAACCCGCGGCCGTCATCGCGAACACGACGATCCAGATCGGGAGCAGGACCCGGTCCCGGCGCAGCGCGAGCCGCACCAGCGTCCCGGTACCGACGAAGTCGCTCATCGCACGGCCGCCACAGGCTCAGCAGGTACGTCGTCCTCGTAGTGCCGCAGGAACAGCTCCTCGAGCGTCGGCGGCTGCGCCACCAGGCTCTTGATACCGCTCGCGGACAGCTGCCGCATCACGGCCTCGAGCTGGGCAGTGTCCACCTCGAGGCGGACCCGGTTGCCCTGGACGTCGAGATCGTGGATCCCCGGA
This Kribbella sp. NBC_00482 DNA region includes the following protein-coding sequences:
- the cbiE gene encoding precorrin-6y C5,15-methyltransferase (decarboxylating) subunit CbiE — translated: MPDPITVVGLGADGWTGLSTAARTAIEQAELLLGSPRQLALIPEADVLRVAWPSPLSEALPQLLEEHRGRRICVLASGDPTFHGIGTTLVRLLGADAVRVIPQPSSVSLACARLGWAQDQVQVVSLVSNPVERLHPHLHPGRRVLILSRGAQTPAEVADLLVARGYGSSEFTVLEQLGGPTERVRTTNATDWSHDVDPLNVIAVLCPLDAPVLSTATGLPDDAYENDGQLTKREVRAVTLSRLAPVPGQLLWDIGGGAGSIAIEWSRHHPSCHAIAVERDPDRAKRLERNVAALGAAVEVVEGAAPAALDGLESPDAIFIGGGATAAGMFDVCWNALRPGGRLVANGVTLETESLIAQWYKAVGGDLVRLDVQRASAIGTMTGWRPAMPVTIWSVTK
- a CDS encoding PPOX class F420-dependent oxidoreductase, producing the protein MFSEQLVGFWSERHLCVLSTVRADGTVHATPVGATLDVEAGLLRVICSGTSYKARAIRRLGEAAVAVTQVDGRRWSTIEGRAVVSDDPARVHEAERRYAKRYKEPRVNPQRVVIEITVTKVLGNA
- a CDS encoding ABC transporter permease, which translates into the protein MSDFVGTGTLVRLALRRDRVLLPIWIVVFAMTAAGSAKATMDLYTDPKALADAAQTSNASPALVSLYGRIFDESSLGEVSLFKLTAFGALLVGLLGGMLVVRHTRSEEESGRLELLSAGVLGRYAALASALIVSGATVIVLGLLTALSLMGSGLDTKGSFAFGLLWAAAGLSFAGVAAVTSQVTESARAANGLTAVVLGVAYVLRAIGDSSADGSTQWVSWLSPIGWSQQVRAYAGDRFAALLLPLAFLAVLIAAATALIRRRDLGAGLVRPRPGPPRAAKSLRSPLALAWRLHRGSLLAWGFSFLLLGLLVGNIASNVDGFVTSDSAKEMVQKLGGVEGITDAFLATEMGMVGLLASAFGIQAALRLRSEETALRAEPLLATGVSRAQWLASHVLMALLGTGVLILVAGLGSGISSGASLGNVGRQVPRMLAAAAVQLPAIWLVTALVVILFGFAPKLVTGGWALYGVFLLIGQFGEIFNLPQWMINLSPYGHTPRLPGGDFSVAPVLWLTAIAAALTIAGFATFRRRDIG